Proteins encoded together in one Rhipicephalus sanguineus isolate Rsan-2018 chromosome 9, BIME_Rsan_1.4, whole genome shotgun sequence window:
- the LOC119404703 gene encoding isochorismatase domain-containing protein 2 translates to MTTQAAVRNVGRLSTQKTAIFLCDMQEKFRKTIQYFPQIVAVSQRLLKAGRALDMTVIVTEQYPKGLGHTVPELGLAEFPDIKPIEKTQFSMMTDEVTKTMQEKGLDSVVLCGIETHVCVQNTALALLERGFNVHVAVDACSSRTMVDRFFGFERMKASGAWLTTSESIILSLLGGSSHPKFKEVQKLIMESAPDSGLLGFTQNRASAL, encoded by the exons ATGACGACGCAAGCAGCTGTGCGAAACGTGGGTCGCCTTTCGACCCAAAAAACGGCGATATTCCTCTGCGACATGCAGGAGAAGTTCAGAAAGACCATACAGTACTTCCCGCAGATTGTGGCCGTCTCTCAGCGGCTGCTGAAAGCCGGGCGCGCTCTCGATATGACTGTCATCGTCACCGAACAGTATCCGAAAG GTCTGGGCCACACAGTTCCAGAGCTAGGCCTAGCCGAGTTCCCAGACATCAAGCCGATCGAGAAGACGCAGTTCTCCATGATGACCGACGAAGTGACCAAGACGATGCAGGAGAAAGGACTTGACTCGGTTGTGCTGTGTGGAATCGAGACGCACGTCTGTGTGCAGAACACGGCCCTGGCACTGCTCGAACGAGGCTTCAATGTGCATGTCGCCGTCGATGCCTGCTCTTCGCGCACTATGGTTGACCG ATTCTTTGGCTTCGAACGGATGAAAGCAAGTGGGGCTTGGCTGACGACAAGTGAGAGCATCATCCTGAGCTTGCTCGGTGGCTCGTCTCACCCAAAGTTCAAGGAAGTCCAGAAACTCATAATGGAATCAGCTCCAGACAGTGGCCTGCTTGGATTCACTCAGAACCGCGCAAGTGCCTTATAG